A section of the Chryseobacterium ginsenosidimutans genome encodes:
- the pyrF gene encoding orotidine-5'-phosphate decarboxylase yields MESKKEFFLECYKLGIIKFGRFTLKSGIESPFYVDLRPLASDPKILKNLANYLLEMLPLDNFDLICGVPYAALPMATAMSLESYIPLIIKRKEAKNYGTKKLIEGIYQKGQNCLLVEDVITSGKSLIETIAEVEQEDLKVADIVVVLDREQGGKQLLESKGYRVHTLFNISEVCEILQENGELSDEEVKRIQDFLAGNHIQFEEKIRASYEQKLNNAQHSVSKKLLETALAKQSNLIASADVTTTQELLDLAEKVGPHIIALKTHIDILSDFDYEKTITPLKALAAKHKFLLMEDRKFADIGNTQELQFTSGVFKITDWADFVTSQVIGGFESLDCFKNVGVVAIIGMSSKGALTTNSYREEALKVALSHPNVIGGVSQNELPEEILLFTPGVNLAESGDGKGQQYNTPEHVFKTLHTDFIIVGRGIYKSENPAEAAVTYKNEGWNAYLSSLEKKAIQN; encoded by the coding sequence ATGGAAAGTAAAAAAGAATTCTTTTTGGAGTGCTACAAACTGGGCATCATCAAATTCGGAAGATTTACATTAAAAAGCGGTATTGAAAGTCCGTTTTATGTAGATCTAAGACCATTGGCTTCAGATCCTAAAATTTTGAAAAATTTAGCTAATTATTTATTGGAAATGCTTCCTTTGGATAATTTTGATCTGATCTGCGGAGTTCCTTATGCTGCGCTTCCGATGGCTACAGCGATGTCTCTGGAAAGCTATATTCCGTTAATTATTAAAAGAAAAGAGGCTAAGAACTACGGTACAAAAAAACTGATTGAAGGAATTTACCAGAAAGGGCAAAACTGTCTTTTGGTAGAAGATGTCATTACTTCAGGAAAATCTTTAATCGAGACAATTGCAGAAGTTGAACAGGAAGATCTTAAAGTTGCCGATATCGTTGTCGTTTTAGACAGGGAACAAGGTGGAAAACAGCTTCTTGAAAGCAAAGGTTACAGAGTGCATACCCTTTTCAATATTTCAGAAGTTTGCGAAATTCTTCAGGAAAACGGAGAATTATCAGACGAAGAGGTAAAAAGAATTCAGGATTTTCTTGCCGGAAATCATATTCAGTTTGAAGAAAAAATAAGAGCTTCTTACGAACAAAAACTTAACAATGCACAACATTCCGTTTCTAAAAAATTATTGGAAACAGCTTTAGCAAAACAATCTAATTTAATTGCTTCTGCTGATGTTACAACCACTCAGGAATTATTGGATCTGGCTGAAAAAGTAGGGCCACACATTATTGCATTAAAAACTCATATTGATATTCTTTCTGATTTCGATTACGAAAAAACAATTACTCCATTAAAAGCGTTGGCTGCAAAACACAAGTTCTTATTAATGGAAGACAGAAAATTTGCAGACATTGGGAATACTCAGGAATTACAGTTCACAAGCGGAGTTTTCAAAATTACTGACTGGGCAGATTTTGTAACTTCTCAGGTTATCGGAGGTTTTGAATCTTTAGATTGCTTTAAAAATGTAGGAGTAGTTGCAATTATCGGGATGTCTTCAAAAGGAGCTTTAACGACAAATTCTTACAGAGAAGAAGCATTAAAAGTTGCCCTTTCTCATCCAAATGTAATTGGTGGAGTTTCTCAAAACGAGCTTCCCGAAGAAATTTTACTGTTCACTCCCGGTGTAAATCTTGCGGAGTCGGGTGATGGAAAAGGACAACAGTATAACACTCCGGAACACGTCTTCAAAACACTTCATACAGATTTCATTATCGTAGGAAGAGGAATTTATAAGTCTGAAAATCCGGCAGAAGCTGCTGTTACTTATAAAAATGAAGGCTGGAACGCGTATTTGAGTTCTTTAGAAAAAAAAGCAATTCAGAACTAA
- a CDS encoding glycine zipper domain-containing protein: protein MKSIVLTGLLSVFLLTACKKDDQVAEKSLEQQKVEFQMRQLDIEKQKLAIEKEKMAYEAQKKTDSIAEVQKAKTAAANSKPQVIRETHTVYRDRPSQSSSNGTYANNESSSSQGTTKKKGISEAAKGTVIGAVGGAALGALVNKKNRGAGAVIGGVVGGATGYTLGRAQDRKSGRVQPRN, encoded by the coding sequence ATGAAAAGTATAGTGTTAACAGGTTTATTGTCAGTTTTTTTATTGACAGCCTGTAAAAAAGACGATCAGGTGGCAGAAAAATCATTGGAACAACAAAAAGTAGAATTCCAGATGAGACAATTGGATATTGAAAAGCAGAAATTGGCTATTGAAAAAGAAAAAATGGCCTATGAAGCTCAGAAAAAAACAGACAGTATTGCGGAAGTTCAAAAAGCTAAAACTGCAGCTGCAAATTCTAAACCACAGGTAATCAGAGAAACACATACCGTATACAGAGACAGACCGAGCCAAAGTTCTAGTAATGGCACTTACGCCAATAACGAAAGCAGCTCTTCTCAAGGTACAACTAAGAAAAAAGGGATAAGTGAAGCTGCAAAAGGTACAGTAATCGGTGCTGTAGGTGGTGCCGCGTTAGGTGCTCTTGTTAATAAGAAAAACCGTGGTGCCGGTGCCGTCATCGGTGGCGTAGTAGGTGGTGCAACAGGATATACTCTTGGTAGAGCACAAGACAGAAAAAGCGGAAGAGTTCAGCCTCGTAACTAA
- a CDS encoding YkvA family protein, with product MKYSKLNLAKEAISHKGFVKKIPDIFRMVKMWRKGNYPMKSFDIILPLLGLLYVISPIDLLPEVAVPVIGVLDDLAVLSLAIPKLIKEVDKFLLWEAEQNYNLGSTKVIEAEIVK from the coding sequence ATGAAGTATTCAAAATTGAACCTGGCAAAAGAAGCCATCAGTCATAAAGGTTTCGTAAAAAAAATTCCTGATATTTTCAGAATGGTAAAAATGTGGAGAAAAGGAAATTATCCTATGAAATCCTTTGATATTATTCTTCCGTTGTTGGGGCTTTTATACGTCATCTCTCCTATTGATCTTCTGCCGGAAGTTGCAGTTCCTGTGATTGGAGTTTTGGATGATCTTGCGGTTTTATCTCTCGCAATACCGAAACTTATAAAAGAAGTAGACAAATTTCTGCTTTGGGAAGCCGAGCAAAATTACAACTTAGGCTCTACGAAAGTAATCGAAGCTGAAATTGTAAAATAA
- a CDS encoding LIC_10190 family membrane protein, with translation MVLLLISTLFLIPVLMGWGKIAENIFGTLFNGISGKILLGVLAVSLIWTIFAFFVPLNIYVEIPTILLGLFYFFKNKLYQEFYKFSKKDYVLISIISLIILFCGSFYPYILDHFGYYVPTIKWLTEFGLIKGISNLDLTLGQMSCWHIFQAGFSNFSDPFLRINSVLLIIYTLYIIEKKNWIHLCFLPVLLLFSQSPSPDLPVIIFSLIILNEILKENKNTSLLFAFSVFVFAIKPTIIWLPILSFFYSIFIVKAHLKNLLPGILIILLFFIKNMYTFGYPIFPVAIGDFGVSWKPNPEVLKISSQYAILKTYDMQYSYQEIQKFSGLDYIKNWLFLNGIKSKINILFILSLISFIIFSFIKKNKIISFICISILIKSIMVLLFSAQYRFFIDVFFVIFFVIFINYFDQKKSIAAFSVLSIIFIGFLTLPNILQTYLPSFRLASFMGKLEIKQLYKPSTYNYNTFDTYNIGNFKFNVSKKYPYSFDTQLPAISESYIFDDAKAGIFPQMIDKKNIKKGFVWKKLNPKEKEEAKNIITSINNSYK, from the coding sequence ATGGTTTTACTTCTGATTTCAACACTTTTCCTGATTCCTGTTTTGATGGGTTGGGGAAAAATTGCAGAAAATATTTTTGGCACATTATTCAATGGAATTTCCGGCAAAATATTGTTGGGAGTCTTAGCAGTCAGCTTAATTTGGACAATCTTCGCTTTTTTTGTTCCTTTAAATATATATGTAGAAATCCCGACCATTTTATTAGGATTATTTTATTTTTTTAAAAATAAATTGTATCAGGAATTTTATAAGTTTTCAAAGAAAGATTATGTATTGATTTCAATTATTTCATTAATAATTTTATTTTGTGGTTCTTTTTATCCTTATATACTAGATCATTTCGGATATTATGTTCCTACAATAAAATGGCTCACAGAATTTGGCTTAATCAAAGGTATTTCAAATCTTGATCTTACATTAGGACAAATGTCGTGCTGGCATATTTTTCAGGCTGGATTCTCCAACTTTTCTGATCCGTTTTTAAGAATTAATTCAGTTTTACTAATTATTTATACCTTATATATTATAGAAAAGAAAAACTGGATTCACTTATGTTTTCTTCCCGTTTTATTATTGTTTTCGCAATCACCCAGTCCGGATCTACCGGTCATTATCTTTTCATTAATTATTTTAAATGAAATTTTAAAAGAAAATAAGAATACTTCTCTCCTATTTGCCTTTTCAGTATTCGTCTTTGCCATAAAACCAACAATTATCTGGCTTCCGATTTTGAGTTTCTTCTACTCTATCTTTATTGTAAAAGCACATCTCAAAAACTTACTTCCGGGAATATTAATCATTTTATTATTTTTCATTAAAAATATGTACACATTTGGCTATCCTATTTTCCCTGTTGCAATAGGAGATTTTGGGGTAAGCTGGAAACCCAATCCTGAAGTCTTGAAGATATCATCTCAATATGCAATCCTAAAAACTTATGATATGCAGTATTCTTATCAGGAAATTCAGAAATTTTCAGGTTTAGATTACATCAAAAACTGGCTTTTCTTAAATGGAATTAAATCGAAAATCAATATTCTTTTCATCTTAAGTTTAATAAGTTTTATCATTTTTTCCTTTATTAAAAAGAATAAAATCATCAGTTTTATTTGTATTTCAATTCTGATTAAAAGCATTATGGTTTTATTATTTTCAGCGCAATACCGATTTTTTATAGATGTATTTTTTGTCATCTTTTTTGTAATTTTTATTAATTATTTTGATCAGAAAAAATCAATTGCTGCATTTTCTGTTTTAAGTATAATTTTCATCGGATTTTTAACTCTGCCAAATATTCTTCAAACCTATTTACCAAGTTTCAGGCTCGCAAGTTTTATGGGAAAATTAGAAATAAAGCAGCTTTACAAACCTTCGACTTATAATTACAATACATTTGATACTTACAACATCGGAAATTTTAAATTCAATGTTTCAAAAAAATATCCTTACAGCTTTGATACTCAACTTCCGGCCATTTCAGAAAGCTATATTTTTGATGATGCAAAAGCAGGAATTTTCCCGCAAATGATCGACAAAAAAAATATTAAAAAAGGATTTGTCTGGAAAAAACTAAATCCGAAAGAGAAAGAAGAAGCAAAAAACATTATCACTTCTATCAACAATTCGTATAAATAG
- a CDS encoding aminopeptidase, translated as MKRISICLILFLGVVEVSAQKDSIYIEAKLSSDKKTLNVNQELVYNNNSEKDLNTVKLLNWVSAYNKRGTSLVYRKLEDRNTDLHFAEKNELGKLLSLTIKSSDQEIPVSNISDESFFLPLKGILKPGEKIKLQLQYQIQLPDKKFTGYGTSDNNIALKYFFIVPDRFDPDNISKRNYHDIEESVSFNTYWTVNFDLPVNYFITSNLQQVQMNSFNGYMDSDPEFLISQNEYPSININTEDVKTEVKFGYNLKPEEKQNLEFYLPLQLKFIKERIGFIPERIFISDKFRGKEDFFGNNDITFWKFRFQLFTDAEKTDLDYFGIIAKKILDENIITDKQDYHWFKSGLKSYLEIQYLKKFYADTKLLGTLPETKIFGVKPLKLFHASDVKLIERYGLAYQYIMSQNLDQKIDEKYAVLSNFNDMTISNFETGTLFNYSADKMGYENFDNLVQNFIAKNTDKQVDPREFLKELAEKDKRTSYLSEFLQHKNRVNFKLKRFKKEGDSLHIKIQKNTLANIPVKLQTTSKEGAKKEYWIETEGNEKTKTISIPALDTYKITLNDDYIFPESNYRDNFLYAKGFFSNTKKIKLKLIKDIPNPEFNEIYVSPRVRFNNTYDKFLIGFNFKNQSFFDQKFLYSFTPTYSTGTGKLTGSGAVAYSFLPAESIIRSLTFGVSGSYFHYDYDLAYRKGSIYSNLNFRKNPRSTVSRGIGVSYNYFERDLSPTMIANNDYDKYNLWSVGYGYTDSQSIHEKSLSVSTQWMEDFNKVTAEAFYRWEFAPRQKLSVRLFAGYFVKNDTRNNTFNYGISRVSDYSFSYNLLGQSATGGILSQQFILADGGFKSFLPGSVNKWITSVNIDTSVWKIFHVYADAGVYNNKNKPTKFIWDSGVKVRIIPDFLEVYLPIQSSLGFEPGFKDYGKRIRYTLILNLSSIINAARRGWY; from the coding sequence TTGAAAAGGATTAGTATTTGTCTTATTTTGTTTTTAGGTGTTGTAGAAGTTTCTGCACAGAAGGACAGTATTTATATTGAGGCAAAATTGTCTTCAGATAAAAAAACGCTGAACGTCAATCAGGAACTTGTTTATAACAACAATTCTGAAAAAGATCTTAACACTGTAAAGCTTCTAAACTGGGTTTCAGCTTACAACAAAAGAGGAACTTCTTTGGTTTACCGAAAGCTTGAAGACAGAAATACCGATCTGCATTTTGCAGAAAAAAATGAGCTTGGTAAATTATTAAGTTTAACTATAAAAAGCTCTGACCAGGAAATTCCTGTCAGTAATATTTCTGACGAAAGTTTTTTTCTTCCGTTAAAAGGAATTTTAAAACCCGGAGAAAAAATAAAACTACAGCTGCAATATCAGATTCAGCTTCCTGATAAGAAATTTACAGGATACGGAACTTCTGATAACAACATAGCACTAAAATATTTCTTTATTGTTCCGGATCGTTTTGATCCGGACAATATTTCTAAAAGAAATTACCATGACATTGAAGAATCCGTAAGCTTTAATACTTACTGGACAGTAAATTTTGATCTTCCCGTTAATTACTTTATTACAAGTAATCTGCAGCAGGTTCAAATGAATTCTTTCAATGGGTACATGGATTCTGATCCTGAGTTTTTAATTTCTCAAAACGAATATCCTTCAATTAATATAAATACTGAAGATGTAAAAACTGAAGTAAAATTTGGATATAATCTTAAACCTGAAGAAAAGCAAAACTTAGAGTTTTATCTTCCTTTACAATTAAAATTCATTAAAGAGAGGATCGGTTTTATCCCGGAAAGGATTTTTATTTCTGATAAATTCAGAGGAAAAGAAGATTTTTTCGGAAATAATGATATTACCTTCTGGAAATTCAGGTTCCAGTTATTTACTGATGCAGAAAAAACTGATCTCGATTATTTCGGAATTATTGCCAAAAAGATTTTAGACGAAAATATTATAACCGATAAGCAGGATTATCATTGGTTTAAAAGTGGTTTAAAATCTTATCTTGAAATACAGTACTTAAAGAAATTTTACGCAGATACAAAATTACTGGGAACCTTACCTGAAACAAAAATTTTCGGTGTAAAACCTTTAAAACTTTTTCACGCTTCAGATGTAAAACTTATTGAACGTTATGGTTTGGCATATCAATATATTATGTCGCAGAACTTAGATCAGAAAATTGATGAAAAGTACGCTGTTCTGAGTAATTTTAATGACATGACGATCAGCAATTTTGAAACCGGAACATTATTCAATTATTCTGCAGATAAAATGGGTTATGAAAATTTTGATAATCTGGTTCAGAATTTCATAGCTAAAAATACAGATAAACAAGTTGATCCGAGAGAATTTTTAAAAGAATTAGCTGAAAAAGATAAAAGAACATCTTATCTGTCCGAATTTTTACAACATAAAAACAGAGTTAATTTTAAGCTGAAAAGATTCAAAAAAGAAGGTGACTCTTTACATATTAAAATACAAAAAAATACTTTAGCCAATATTCCCGTAAAACTTCAGACGACATCAAAAGAAGGCGCAAAAAAAGAGTATTGGATAGAAACTGAAGGAAACGAAAAAACAAAAACCATTTCAATTCCGGCCTTAGACACCTACAAAATCACTCTGAATGATGATTATATTTTCCCTGAATCCAATTACAGAGATAATTTTTTATATGCAAAAGGTTTCTTTTCGAATACGAAAAAAATTAAACTAAAACTGATTAAAGATATTCCGAATCCTGAATTCAATGAAATTTATGTAAGTCCGAGAGTTCGTTTTAATAATACCTATGACAAATTTTTAATTGGGTTTAATTTTAAGAACCAATCTTTTTTTGATCAGAAATTTTTGTACTCTTTCACACCCACTTACAGTACAGGAACCGGAAAACTGACAGGTTCAGGAGCAGTCGCCTATTCTTTTTTACCTGCAGAAAGCATTATACGAAGTCTTACTTTTGGAGTTTCAGGTTCATATTTCCATTATGATTATGATCTTGCTTATCGTAAAGGTTCGATATATTCAAATCTTAATTTCAGAAAAAACCCGAGAAGTACCGTAAGCAGAGGAATCGGTGTTTCCTACAATTATTTTGAAAGAGATCTGAGCCCGACAATGATAGCCAATAATGATTATGATAAATATAATCTTTGGAGTGTTGGCTACGGCTACACCGACAGCCAAAGTATCCATGAAAAAAGCTTAAGCGTAAGCACACAATGGATGGAAGATTTCAATAAAGTGACTGCCGAAGCATTTTATCGTTGGGAATTTGCACCGAGACAAAAGTTAAGTGTAAGATTGTTCGCTGGATATTTCGTGAAAAATGATACCCGAAACAATACTTTCAATTACGGTATTTCCAGAGTTTCAGATTATTCTTTTTCTTACAATCTTTTGGGACAAAGTGCAACAGGAGGGATTTTATCTCAACAATTCATCTTGGCAGACGGAGGTTTTAAATCTTTCCTTCCCGGAAGCGTCAATAAATGGATCACTTCTGTAAATATAGATACAAGTGTCTGGAAAATTTTCCATGTGTATGCAGATGCAGGAGTTTACAACAACAAAAATAAGCCGACGAAGTTTATCTGGGACAGCGGTGTGAAAGTGAGAATTATCCCTGATTTTCTTGAAGTTTATTTACCGATTCAGTCTTCTTTAGGTTTTGAACCAGGG
- a CDS encoding TlpA family protein disulfide reductase — protein MKKNIIYLVLIAIIGVIAFVPGVKDKLQDTFFPIATIENAVHVSDEDYDIDLQGINVPSTNLKAFKDKAVFLNFWGTWCPPCRKEWPSIQKLYDTRKDHIDFVLIAMNDQEDAVRKFLKENNYNVPVYIAQSPISEKILPKVFPTTYLLDKNGRILIKEDASRDWNTESTHQFIDNIIK, from the coding sequence ATGAAAAAGAATATAATTTATCTCGTATTGATCGCCATTATCGGAGTAATTGCTTTTGTCCCGGGAGTGAAAGACAAATTGCAGGACACATTTTTCCCGATTGCAACGATTGAAAATGCAGTTCATGTAAGCGATGAAGATTACGACATCGATTTACAGGGAATCAACGTTCCTAGTACAAATCTGAAGGCTTTTAAAGATAAAGCCGTTTTCCTCAATTTTTGGGGAACTTGGTGTCCTCCGTGCAGAAAAGAATGGCCTTCGATTCAGAAATTATATGATACCAGAAAAGATCACATAGATTTCGTTTTGATCGCGATGAATGATCAGGAAGATGCAGTGAGAAAATTTTTAAAGGAAAACAACTACAATGTTCCTGTTTACATTGCCCAAAGTCCGATCTCTGAAAAAATACTTCCGAAGGTATTTCCTACAACCTATCTTTTAGATAAAAACGGACGGATTTTAATAAAAGAAGACGCTTCAAGAGATTGGAACACAGAATCTACCCATCAATTCATTGATAATATCATTAAATAA
- the aroC gene encoding chorismate synthase — protein sequence MLNTLGNLLSLTTFGESHGLAYGGIINNFPAGLTVDFDKVQYELDRRKPGQSAIVTQRKESDTVKFLSGIFDGKTTGTPIGFIIENENQKSKDYDHIADSYRPSHADFTYDQKFGLRDYRGGGKSSARETMNWVVAGALAKQLLSNIEINAYVSSVGDIFCEKPYQALDFSKTESNEVRCPDSETAEKMIARIKEIKKEGNTIGGTITCVIKNVPVGIGEPVFSKLQAELGKAMLNINAAKGFEYGSGFCGAKMTGSEHNDLFNEDFSTKSNLSGGIQGGISNGMDIYFRVAFKPVATILRPQESVNKYGNPAIVEGKGRHDPCVLPRAVPVVESLAAFVLADLFLINKTRNINNF from the coding sequence ATGTTAAATACTCTAGGTAATCTTCTCAGTCTTACAACATTTGGAGAGAGTCATGGTTTGGCTTACGGTGGAATCATTAATAATTTTCCGGCAGGTTTAACGGTTGATTTCGATAAAGTTCAATATGAATTGGATCGTAGAAAACCGGGACAATCCGCAATTGTAACCCAAAGAAAAGAAAGTGACACGGTAAAGTTTCTGTCAGGAATCTTTGACGGAAAAACAACCGGAACTCCCATTGGTTTTATCATCGAAAACGAAAATCAGAAATCAAAAGATTATGACCACATCGCGGATTCTTATCGTCCAAGTCACGCAGATTTCACATATGATCAAAAATTTGGGTTGAGAGATTATCGCGGCGGAGGAAAATCTTCGGCAAGAGAAACGATGAATTGGGTAGTTGCTGGAGCTTTAGCAAAACAATTATTATCAAATATCGAGATCAACGCTTATGTTTCTTCGGTTGGAGACATTTTCTGTGAAAAACCTTACCAAGCTTTAGATTTTTCAAAAACGGAAAGCAATGAAGTTCGTTGTCCTGATTCGGAAACTGCTGAAAAGATGATCGCAAGAATTAAAGAGATCAAAAAAGAAGGCAACACCATTGGCGGGACAATTACCTGTGTCATCAAAAATGTTCCTGTAGGTATTGGTGAACCCGTTTTTTCAAAACTTCAGGCTGAATTAGGAAAAGCAATGCTGAATATCAATGCGGCAAAAGGTTTTGAATACGGAAGCGGATTCTGCGGCGCAAAAATGACAGGAAGCGAACACAACGATCTTTTCAACGAAGATTTCTCAACAAAATCAAATCTTTCAGGAGGAATCCAGGGAGGAATTTCAAACGGAATGGATATTTATTTCCGAGTAGCTTTCAAACCTGTCGCAACGATTTTAAGACCTCAGGAAAGCGTTAACAAATACGGAAATCCTGCAATTGTAGAAGGAAAAGGCCGTCACGATCCTTGTGTACTTCCGAGAGCGGTTCCTGTTGTGGAAAGTTTAGCTGCTTTTGTTTTGGCAGATTTATTTTTGATCAATAAAACAAGAAATATCAATAATTTTTAA
- a CDS encoding thioredoxin family protein: MENYWDKGISFEEYLTIGKQRLENPVNQQEIDYKHYYELGLQRIDRTLKKYVPDEDQIKELEAKNFDGKILIISEVWCGDASATVPALVKFFEGKNEVRIFLRDHDKSLINQFLTNGTESIPKVIILDKDFNVKNSWGPRPKYGKELLMKYKADPETYTKDHFYNDLQIYYAKNRGKDAVQEILELL, from the coding sequence ATGGAAAATTACTGGGATAAAGGTATTTCTTTTGAAGAATATCTTACAATCGGAAAACAAAGATTAGAAAACCCTGTAAATCAGCAGGAAATCGATTATAAACACTATTACGAACTGGGACTTCAGAGAATCGACAGAACATTAAAAAAATATGTTCCCGATGAAGATCAGATAAAAGAGCTGGAAGCCAAAAACTTCGACGGAAAAATTTTAATTATTTCCGAAGTTTGGTGTGGTGATGCAAGTGCTACTGTTCCGGCTTTAGTTAAGTTTTTTGAAGGTAAAAATGAAGTTAGAATTTTCCTTAGAGACCATGATAAAAGCCTAATCAATCAATTTTTAACCAACGGAACAGAATCTATCCCCAAAGTTATTATTTTAGATAAAGATTTTAACGTGAAAAATTCTTGGGGACCGCGTCCAAAGTATGGAAAAGAACTATTGATGAAGTATAAAGCTGATCCTGAAACTTATACAAAAGATCATTTTTACAATGATCTGCAGATTTATTATGCAAAAAACAGAGGAAAAGATGCTGTTCAGGAAATATTGGAATTGTTGTAA